The following are from one region of the Penaeus chinensis breed Huanghai No. 1 chromosome 32, ASM1920278v2, whole genome shotgun sequence genome:
- the LOC125042738 gene encoding DNA repair protein XRCC3-like — protein sequence MALGFSSKGNENIIDALDINPRIITCAKRAGFVSAWQFLRSSEGELQQRMGLSAADIDQLLNAVTSHLLSKFVTAWEMSQEQKQDAELTHITTGCQELDEVLGGGVPVRGITEVAGESSSGKTQLALQLALHAQLPPHLGGLGKGVAYICTESQFPVVRLQQLIETMLRRYPQGPKTYSDRILIHHIPDMDTLVDCVRYQLPRLIAQRQIGLVIIDSIAAAFRAEDGTEVNKTIPLQTLGYRLHQLASYHKTAVVAINQVAATVQSRNLYDITGDITPALGLSWSNLITTRLLLRRTNFTVKAQQAVPPHPKMHSSTDRKSETRRNTAVEYRLRKLEIVFCPWLERKTTTFMVTEKGVECENETASRL from the exons ATGGCACTCGGTTTCTCTTcaaaaggaaatgagaatatAATTGATGCCCTTGATATTAACCCAAGGATAATAACATGTGCGAAAAGAG CTGGTTTTGTGTCTGCATGGCAGTTTCTCCGTTCCTCAGAAGGGGAACTACAACAGAGGATGGGACTTTCTGCAGCTGACATAGATCAATTGCTGAATGCAGTgacttcccatctcctctctaaGTTTGTGACTG CCTGGGAGATGTCACAGGAGCAGAAACAAGATGCAGAGCTTACCCACATCACAACAGGATGCCAGGAATTAGACGAGGTCCTTGGAGGAGGAGTCCCTGTGCGAGGAATCACCGAGGTGGCAGGGGAGAGCAGCAGCGGGAAGACACAACTTGCTCTTCAGCTTGCTCTCCATGCCCAGCTCCCTCCTCACCTGGGAGGTCTGGGGAAAG GTGTTGCTTATATATGCACTGAGTCACAGTTTCCAGTGGTTCGTCTTCAGCAGCTCATAGAGACTATGCTCAGGAGGTATCCACAAGGGCCAAAGACATACTCTGACAGGATTTTAATTCATCATATTCCTGATATG GACACTCTAGTTGACTGTGTGAGGTACCAGCTTCCCCGCCTGATTGCTCAACGCCAAATAGGGCTTGTAATAATTGATTCCATTGCGGCAGCCTTTAGAGCAGAGGATGGGACTGAAGTTAATAAGACAATTCCTCTCCAGACTCTGGGATACAGATTGCACCAGCTTGCCTCTTATCATAAAACGGCAGTGGTGGCAATCAACCAG GTAGCCGCCACTGTTCAGTCCAGAAACTTATACGACATCACAGGAGACATTACTCCAGCACTAGGGCTGTCATGGTCAAACCTCATAACCACAAGGCTGTTGTTAAGACGTACAAACTTCACCGTCAAGGCCCAACAGGCAGTGCCACCTCATCCAAAAATGCACAGTTCCACAGACAGGAAATCAGAAACCAGAAGGAATACTGCAGTGGAGTATAGACTACGGAAATTGGAAATTGTTTTCTGCCCATGGCTCGAACGCAAGACGACAACCTTCATGGTGACAGAAAAGGGGGTTGAGTGTGAAAATGAGACTGCAAGCAGGTTGTAG